From Micromonospora sp. NBC_01699, a single genomic window includes:
- a CDS encoding metal-dependent transcriptional regulator yields MNDLVDTTEMYLRTILELEEEGVPALRARIAERLHQSGPTVSQTVARMERDGLLTLEDDRHLRLTASGRGLAIAVMRKHRLAELLLVNVIGMPYEEAHEEACRWEHVMSDAVEQKVYDLLNRPTRSPYGNPIPGLEALGSALESSAVESPDAERNLAFPGLTGPVVVRRICESVQTDGDVLRQLHAAGVDPGATVTVAQERDGVTIDRSGDKIRLPREVASRVFVAAS; encoded by the coding sequence GTGAACGATCTGGTCGATACGACTGAGATGTACCTGCGCACCATTCTCGAACTCGAAGAAGAGGGTGTGCCGGCCCTGCGTGCGCGGATCGCCGAGCGGCTGCACCAGAGCGGGCCGACCGTGAGCCAGACCGTGGCCCGGATGGAACGCGACGGGCTGCTGACCCTGGAGGACGACCGGCACCTGCGGCTCACCGCGTCCGGCCGGGGCCTCGCGATCGCCGTCATGCGCAAGCACCGACTCGCCGAACTGCTCCTGGTCAACGTCATCGGCATGCCCTACGAGGAGGCCCACGAGGAGGCCTGCCGCTGGGAGCACGTGATGAGCGACGCGGTCGAGCAGAAGGTCTACGACCTGCTGAACCGGCCCACCCGATCGCCGTACGGCAATCCGATTCCGGGGCTGGAGGCGCTCGGCAGCGCCCTGGAGTCGTCCGCCGTGGAGAGCCCGGACGCGGAACGCAACCTCGCCTTCCCCGGTCTGACCGGCCCGGTCGTGGTCCGGCGCATCTGCGAGAGCGTGCAGACCGACGGTGACGTCCTGCGTCAGCTCCACGCCGCCGGGGTCGACCCGGGCGCCACGGTGACCGTGGCGCAGGAGCGCGACGGCGTCACCATCGACCGCTCCGGTGACAAGATCCGGCTGCCGCGCGAGGTGGCCTCGCGAGTCTTCGTCGCCGCTTCCTGA
- a CDS encoding helix-turn-helix domain-containing protein, giving the protein MIRDLKRKRLKAGLTQAQLGELIHYSDTQVSAMETGGKPVTLAYLKLVDQALNLGDHFEVMWEELVKDADAPVWLREWLAIEREARVLRWYEHAFVPGLLQTEAYMRAIFSASHRLPANEVEQQVASRLERQTILTMDDPPELFVVIDAMVIKRMAGSGQVMVEQVEHLLACADNPKIHLQVIPMSLGMYSGLAGAFILADLPEAHKVGYVDNQLTAQIVERAEDIASLGVSWDAVRDEALPRSQTVELLKEAAKSWT; this is encoded by the coding sequence ATGATTCGCGATCTGAAGCGGAAACGGCTAAAGGCAGGGTTGACCCAGGCCCAGCTCGGGGAGCTGATCCACTATTCCGATACTCAGGTCAGCGCCATGGAGACGGGTGGCAAGCCCGTAACTCTGGCGTACCTGAAGCTGGTCGACCAGGCGCTTAACCTCGGCGACCACTTCGAGGTGATGTGGGAGGAACTGGTCAAGGACGCTGACGCGCCGGTCTGGCTGCGGGAGTGGCTTGCGATTGAGCGCGAGGCGAGGGTGCTGCGCTGGTACGAGCACGCCTTCGTCCCTGGGCTGTTGCAGACGGAGGCATACATGCGGGCGATCTTCTCGGCATCCCATCGGCTGCCGGCCAACGAGGTGGAGCAGCAGGTTGCCTCCCGGTTGGAGCGCCAGACCATCCTGACTATGGATGACCCGCCGGAGCTGTTCGTCGTGATCGACGCCATGGTGATCAAGCGCATGGCCGGCTCCGGCCAGGTCATGGTCGAACAGGTGGAGCATCTGCTGGCCTGTGCGGACAACCCCAAGATTCACTTGCAGGTCATCCCCATGTCGCTCGGGATGTACTCGGGGCTCGCCGGGGCATTCATCCTGGCCGACCTGCCGGAGGCTCACAAGGTTGGCTACGTTGACAACCAGCTAACCGCGCAGATCGTTGAGCGCGCGGAAGACATTGCTAGCCTCGGAGTGTCGTGGGATGCAGTCCGAGACGAGGCGCTGCCACGCAGCCAGACCGTAGAACTTCTGAAGGAAGCGGCGAAATCATGGACATGA
- a CDS encoding DUF397 domain-containing protein translates to MTGAQWRKSTRSSTNGGACVEVSDNLPGRVLVRDTKDRDGGTLAFEPAAWSAFVGFARQP, encoded by the coding sequence ATGACCGGCGCCCAGTGGCGTAAGTCGACCCGCTCGTCCACCAACGGTGGGGCGTGCGTGGAGGTATCCGACAACCTGCCCGGCCGCGTGCTCGTTCGGGACACCAAGGACCGCGACGGCGGCACCCTGGCCTTCGAGCCGGCGGCGTGGAGCGCGTTCGTCGGCTTCGCTCGCCAGCCCTAG
- a CDS encoding DUF397 domain-containing protein produces MPRWRKSSRSNGQGGACVEVADNLPGRVLVRDTKDRDGGTLAFESAAWSAFVGFARQS; encoded by the coding sequence GTGCCGCGCTGGCGGAAGTCCAGCCGAAGCAACGGACAAGGCGGCGCCTGTGTAGAGGTGGCCGACAACCTGCCCGGACGTGTGCTCGTCCGGGACACCAAGGATCGCGACGGCGGCACCCTGGCCTTCGAGTCGGCGGCGTGGAGCGCGTTCGTCGGCTTCGCTCGCCAGTCCTAG
- a CDS encoding helix-turn-helix domain-containing protein produces the protein MARRATRDTAIGQRIRDRRTLLKLTLRVAADRAGISHTTLSRIERGEISADNRFTLADIAEALRCPVTDLTGLPAAPADRDQAEAGGAVHEALQAVIGADLDYPPDSEPVALDALGRELELVRGLRIRCDYIAAANRIPNLIRGLHAAAYGQERERALRGLVIAEDMTSFVIRYAGHPGSACLVADRAHQAAERLDDPVMLGLAAWSRGHAATGMGLYPRALQVAQRAATELQPHTGEPDALEMFGQLLMLQAFAIYAQGRDLADTTELVAEAVRIAEQTGESGALNLAFGPTNIRFWKVSMLSDGDPGAAVEIARETQPAAVESPSRQFAFYADTGRALAHLRRDREALRMLLTAERLSPQRMRSPIITETVRGLLERSKRGTGWTELRGLCERLGIGA, from the coding sequence ATGGCGCGCAGGGCTACACGAGACACTGCCATCGGTCAGCGCATCCGCGACCGCCGTACGCTGCTGAAACTCACACTCCGCGTCGCCGCCGATCGGGCCGGCATCAGCCACACCACCCTCTCGCGCATCGAACGTGGCGAGATCAGCGCCGACAACCGCTTCACCCTGGCGGACATCGCCGAGGCATTGCGCTGTCCCGTCACAGACCTGACCGGGCTACCCGCCGCGCCCGCCGACCGGGACCAGGCCGAGGCCGGCGGCGCCGTCCACGAGGCGCTGCAAGCCGTCATCGGCGCCGATCTGGACTATCCGCCCGACTCCGAACCGGTCGCGCTCGATGCCCTGGGCCGGGAGCTGGAGTTGGTCCGGGGGCTGCGGATCAGGTGCGACTACATCGCTGCGGCGAACAGGATCCCGAATCTGATCCGGGGGTTGCACGCCGCCGCGTACGGCCAGGAACGGGAGCGTGCCCTGCGTGGTCTCGTCATCGCCGAGGACATGACATCGTTCGTGATCCGCTATGCCGGTCACCCCGGCTCGGCTTGCCTGGTCGCCGACCGCGCGCACCAGGCGGCCGAACGGCTCGATGATCCGGTGATGCTCGGCCTCGCGGCTTGGTCGCGGGGGCACGCGGCAACCGGCATGGGTCTGTATCCACGGGCGCTACAGGTGGCGCAACGAGCTGCGACCGAACTCCAGCCGCACACCGGCGAGCCGGACGCGCTGGAGATGTTCGGGCAACTGCTGATGTTGCAGGCGTTTGCGATCTACGCCCAGGGTCGCGACCTGGCCGACACGACCGAACTGGTTGCCGAGGCGGTGCGGATTGCCGAGCAGACCGGCGAGAGCGGGGCCCTGAACCTGGCCTTCGGGCCGACAAACATCCGGTTCTGGAAGGTCAGCATGCTCTCAGACGGTGACCCAGGCGCGGCCGTCGAGATCGCACGCGAGACTCAGCCGGCGGCGGTCGAGTCCCCGTCCCGGCAGTTCGCGTTCTACGCGGATACCGGCCGCGCGCTGGCGCACCTGCGCCGCGACCGGGAGGCCCTGCGGATGTTGCTGACCGCCGAGCGGTTGAGTCCTCAGCGGATGCGCTCGCCGATCATCACGGAGACAGTGCGGGGCCTGCTGGAGCGGTCGAAGCGAGGCACCGGCTGGACCGAGCTTCGCGGCCTCTGCGAACGGCTCGGCATCGGGGCGTAG
- a CDS encoding sulfurtransferase, whose amino-acid sequence MSATDDLLVDVATLAGELADPEPAAPTVLDVRWRLAGPPAREDYAAGHLPGAVFVDLDAELCGAPGPEGRHPLPDPAALQRVLRAAGVRTGHPVVVYDGGDGLPAARAWWTLRWAGHESVRVLDGGFAAWVSAGQPVTAEVPTPPPGDVTVVPGGLPVLDADAAAELAAGAGVLFDVRAAPRYRGETEPVDPVAGHVPGAVNLPTTEHIAPDGRLRAAATLRSRFAQAGVEPGVRVGAYCGSGVTAAHTVFALHLAGHPDAALYVGSWSQWVTDPDRPVATGAGT is encoded by the coding sequence ATGTCCGCCACAGACGATCTACTGGTCGACGTAGCCACCCTCGCCGGGGAACTGGCCGACCCTGAGCCGGCCGCACCAACCGTACTGGATGTTCGCTGGCGGCTCGCCGGCCCACCCGCGCGGGAGGACTACGCCGCCGGGCACCTGCCCGGAGCGGTTTTTGTCGATCTCGACGCCGAGCTGTGCGGTGCCCCCGGCCCCGAGGGGCGGCATCCGCTGCCCGACCCGGCCGCGCTCCAGCGGGTCCTGCGCGCCGCCGGGGTGCGTACCGGTCACCCGGTGGTGGTCTACGACGGCGGCGACGGTCTGCCCGCCGCCCGCGCCTGGTGGACCCTGCGCTGGGCCGGACACGAATCCGTCCGGGTGCTCGACGGCGGATTCGCGGCCTGGGTCAGCGCCGGGCAGCCGGTCACCGCCGAGGTGCCGACCCCACCGCCGGGGGACGTCACCGTCGTACCCGGTGGTCTGCCGGTGCTCGACGCCGACGCGGCGGCCGAACTCGCCGCCGGAGCCGGCGTGCTGTTCGACGTCCGGGCCGCGCCGCGCTACCGGGGCGAGACCGAGCCGGTCGACCCGGTCGCCGGGCACGTACCCGGCGCGGTCAATCTGCCGACCACCGAGCACATCGCCCCGGACGGCAGGCTGCGGGCCGCCGCCACCCTCCGGTCGCGGTTCGCACAGGCCGGCGTCGAGCCCGGCGTACGCGTCGGCGCGTACTGCGGGTCCGGGGTGACCGCCGCGCACACGGTGTTCGCCCTGCACCTCGCCGGGCACCCCGACGCCGCCCTCTACGTCGGCTCGTGGAGCCAGTGGGTGACCGACCCGGACCGCCCGGTGGCCACCGGCGCCGGCACCTGA
- a CDS encoding acetoin utilization protein AcuC gives MSDGTVVVWDESLLAYDLGEHPLDPVRVELTVALARELGILDRAGVRVVAPTPADEAALTRVHRPDYLDAVRAAPDDPFFSGYGLGTPDNPIFDGMHESSALIAGATLAAAEAVWRGEARRAVNVAGGLHHAMAGRAAGFCVYNDPAVAIARLLDLGAERVGYVDVDVHHGDGVQEIFADDPRVLTVSLHETPLALFPGTGFSDETGGPAARGSAVNVPLPPGTGDAGWLRAFHAIVPSVLRAFRPQILVTQCGADSHRLDPLADLRLSVDGQRASYLALRALADELCEGRWVATGGGGYALVEVVPRAWTHLLAIATGEPIAPAALTPPAWRALAKTRRPERDVPLRMTDDVDPAYEPWQPTGEPDGVDRSILATRKAVFPLHGLDPHDPRD, from the coding sequence ATGTCGGATGGCACGGTGGTGGTGTGGGATGAGTCCCTGCTCGCCTACGACCTGGGTGAGCACCCGCTCGATCCGGTCCGGGTCGAGCTGACCGTCGCGTTGGCGCGAGAGCTGGGCATCCTCGACCGGGCCGGTGTCCGGGTGGTCGCCCCGACCCCGGCCGACGAGGCGGCACTGACCCGGGTGCACCGGCCGGACTACCTGGACGCGGTCCGGGCCGCACCGGACGACCCGTTCTTCTCCGGGTATGGCCTCGGCACCCCGGACAACCCGATCTTCGACGGCATGCACGAGTCCAGCGCCCTGATCGCCGGAGCCACCCTGGCCGCTGCCGAGGCGGTCTGGCGTGGCGAGGCCCGGCGGGCGGTCAACGTCGCCGGTGGCCTGCACCACGCCATGGCCGGCCGGGCCGCCGGGTTCTGCGTCTACAACGATCCGGCGGTCGCCATCGCCCGGCTGCTCGACCTCGGCGCCGAGCGGGTCGGCTACGTCGACGTCGACGTACACCACGGCGACGGGGTGCAGGAGATCTTCGCCGACGACCCACGGGTGCTCACGGTCAGCCTGCACGAGACCCCACTGGCGCTCTTCCCGGGCACCGGCTTCTCCGACGAGACCGGGGGTCCGGCGGCCAGGGGCAGCGCGGTCAACGTGCCGCTGCCGCCGGGCACCGGTGACGCCGGCTGGCTGCGCGCGTTCCACGCGATCGTGCCGTCGGTGCTGCGGGCGTTCCGGCCGCAGATCCTGGTCACCCAGTGCGGCGCGGACAGCCACCGGCTGGACCCGCTTGCCGACCTGCGGCTGTCCGTGGACGGGCAGCGGGCCAGCTACCTGGCCCTGCGGGCGCTCGCCGACGAACTCTGCGAGGGCCGCTGGGTGGCCACCGGCGGCGGCGGGTACGCCCTGGTCGAGGTCGTGCCTAGGGCCTGGACCCACCTGCTGGCGATCGCCACCGGGGAGCCGATCGCACCGGCCGCGCTCACCCCGCCGGCCTGGCGGGCGTTGGCGAAGACCCGGCGACCCGAGCGGGACGTGCCGCTGCGGATGACCGACGACGTCGACCCGGCGTACGAGCCGTGGCAGCCGACCGGCGAACCGGACGGGGTGGACCGGTCCATCCTGGCCACCCGCAAGGCGGTCTTCCCGCTGCACGGGCTGGACCCGCACGACCCCAGGGACTGA
- a CDS encoding bifunctional acetate--CoA ligase family protein/GNAT family N-acetyltransferase, translating to MIGGERAVVDGPPDRSADVLLRDGTTVHLRPIRSDDADGIVAMHSRFSDRTRYLRYFSPYPRIPERDLNRFVTVDHHDREAFVVVAGERILAVGRFDKLGPGATDAEVAFVVEDAHQGRGIGPVLLEHLAEAARREGITRFVAEVLPSNATMLRVFSDFGYQVARRYADGVVHLSFPIAPTRESLRVQWGREHLTEARSIARLLAPTGIAVYGASATGQGIGAAILGHLRDGGFTGHLVPVHPSAATVGGLPAYPAAAQAGVPLDLAVVAVPPEAVPDVLADAAGAGLHGLVVVSAGFAESGPTGAAAERDLIRAAHAAGMRVVGPNCLGVANTDERVRLNATLAPRLPSPGRVGFFSQSGVLGVALLAEAERRGLGLSSFVSAGNRADVSGNDLLQYWQDDPGTDVILLYLETFGNPRKFARLARRIGRTKPVVALASSARLPVPPSTGVPDPDPVPTGPDVAAVTALYAQSGVIRVDTVAELFDVGVLLAQQPLPAGRRIGIVGNSTALADLAAIACRAYGLTVAAGYPRNVEPQATAHDFADALADVAVDPAVDALLVHFAPPLPGQLVGDDADFTSAVASVALAGDRPTVVTFPVGRPPDGVPSYPSVEEAVRALARMIGYADWLREPMGELAEPAGVDRDAARDALHDDGPDLAERLLAAYGIPVVPSTVVGSERAAVTAADVRGYPVVLKSATEGLRHRLDLGAVRLDLADEEAVRRAYREIAAPFGDRVLVQPMVAPGVACVVEATEDAVFGPVVGFGLGGVATELLGDRAWRAAPLTDRDAAALIDGPRAAPLLHGYRGAAPVDRAALVDLLQRVGRLVDEQPRVRTLRLNPVLARPDGVAVLHAEVRLGDTTIRPDTGPRRL from the coding sequence GTGATCGGAGGCGAGCGCGCAGTGGTCGACGGCCCACCGGACCGCTCGGCGGACGTGCTGCTGCGCGACGGCACCACCGTCCACCTGCGACCGATCCGGTCAGACGACGCGGACGGCATCGTCGCCATGCACTCCCGGTTCTCCGACCGGACCCGCTACCTGCGCTACTTCTCGCCGTACCCGAGGATCCCGGAGCGGGACCTGAACCGGTTCGTCACCGTCGACCACCACGACCGGGAGGCGTTCGTGGTCGTCGCGGGGGAGCGGATCCTGGCCGTCGGCCGGTTCGACAAGCTCGGGCCGGGAGCCACCGACGCCGAGGTCGCGTTCGTGGTCGAGGACGCCCACCAGGGGCGCGGCATCGGGCCGGTGCTGCTGGAGCACCTCGCCGAGGCGGCCCGCCGGGAGGGGATCACCCGGTTCGTCGCCGAGGTGCTGCCGTCCAACGCCACCATGCTGCGGGTCTTCTCCGACTTCGGCTACCAGGTCGCGCGCCGGTACGCCGACGGCGTGGTCCACCTCAGCTTCCCGATCGCCCCCACCCGTGAGTCGCTGCGGGTGCAGTGGGGCCGCGAGCACCTGACCGAGGCCCGGTCGATTGCCCGCCTGCTCGCCCCGACCGGCATCGCCGTGTACGGGGCCAGCGCCACCGGGCAGGGCATCGGCGCCGCCATCCTCGGGCACCTGCGCGACGGCGGTTTCACCGGACATCTCGTACCGGTGCACCCGAGCGCGGCGACGGTCGGCGGGCTGCCCGCGTACCCGGCGGCGGCGCAGGCGGGCGTACCGCTGGACCTGGCCGTCGTCGCGGTGCCGCCGGAGGCCGTACCCGATGTGCTGGCCGACGCGGCCGGTGCCGGGCTGCACGGCCTGGTGGTGGTCTCGGCCGGGTTCGCCGAGTCCGGGCCGACCGGCGCCGCCGCCGAGCGTGACCTGATCCGGGCCGCGCACGCCGCCGGTATGCGGGTGGTCGGGCCGAACTGCCTGGGCGTGGCCAACACCGACGAGCGGGTACGCCTCAACGCCACCCTCGCGCCCCGGCTGCCGTCGCCCGGTCGGGTCGGCTTCTTCAGCCAGTCCGGCGTGCTCGGGGTGGCGTTGCTGGCCGAGGCCGAACGCCGTGGGCTGGGCCTGTCGAGTTTCGTCTCGGCCGGCAACCGGGCCGACGTCTCCGGCAACGACCTGTTGCAGTACTGGCAGGACGATCCCGGCACCGACGTGATCCTGCTCTACCTGGAGACCTTCGGCAATCCGCGCAAGTTCGCCCGGCTGGCCCGCCGGATCGGCCGGACCAAACCGGTGGTGGCGCTCGCCTCGTCGGCCCGGCTGCCCGTGCCACCGTCGACCGGGGTGCCCGACCCCGACCCCGTCCCCACCGGTCCGGACGTTGCCGCGGTCACCGCCCTGTACGCCCAGTCCGGCGTGATCCGGGTGGACACCGTCGCGGAACTCTTCGACGTCGGGGTGCTGCTGGCGCAGCAACCGCTGCCGGCCGGCCGCCGGATCGGGATCGTCGGCAACTCCACCGCCCTGGCCGACCTCGCCGCGATCGCCTGCCGGGCGTACGGGCTCACGGTTGCCGCCGGCTACCCGCGCAACGTCGAGCCGCAGGCCACCGCGCACGACTTCGCCGACGCGCTCGCCGACGTCGCGGTCGACCCGGCGGTGGACGCCCTGCTGGTGCACTTCGCCCCGCCGCTGCCGGGTCAGCTCGTCGGCGACGACGCCGACTTCACCTCGGCGGTGGCGAGCGTGGCGCTGGCCGGGGACCGGCCGACGGTGGTGACCTTCCCGGTCGGCCGCCCGCCGGACGGGGTGCCGTCGTACCCGTCGGTGGAGGAGGCGGTACGGGCGCTGGCCCGGATGATCGGTTACGCCGACTGGTTACGCGAGCCCATGGGTGAGCTGGCCGAACCGGCCGGTGTCGACCGGGACGCGGCACGTGACGCCCTGCACGACGACGGGCCGGACCTGGCCGAGCGGCTGCTCGCCGCGTACGGGATCCCGGTCGTGCCGTCGACGGTGGTCGGCTCCGAGCGGGCGGCCGTGACGGCGGCGGACGTCCGGGGTTACCCCGTCGTGCTGAAGTCGGCCACCGAGGGGCTGCGGCACCGGCTCGACCTGGGCGCGGTCCGGCTGGACCTGGCCGACGAGGAGGCGGTGCGCCGGGCGTACCGGGAGATCGCGGCGCCGTTCGGGGACCGGGTGCTGGTCCAGCCGATGGTGGCGCCGGGGGTGGCCTGCGTGGTCGAGGCGACCGAGGATGCCGTGTTCGGCCCGGTGGTCGGGTTCGGGCTCGGCGGGGTGGCGACCGAGTTGCTCGGTGACCGGGCCTGGCGGGCGGCGCCGCTGACCGACCGGGATGCCGCCGCGCTGATCGACGGGCCACGGGCGGCGCCGCTGCTGCACGGCTACCGGGGGGCGGCGCCGGTCGACCGGGCCGCGCTGGTCGACCTGCTCCAGCGGGTGGGCCGGCTGGTGGACGAACAACCACGGGTACGCACGCTGCGCCTCAACCCGGTGCTGGCGCGCCCCGACGGGGTGGCGGTCCTGCACGCCGAGGTCCGGCTCGGCGATACAACCATCCGCCCCGACACCGGCCCCCGCCGCCTCTGA
- a CDS encoding YrdB family protein: MRIANLCLRFLLELCALVALAYGGWLAGGPQLWQRLLLAVLFPVAAALIWGRWVAPRSDRKLADPARLIPEWVVFGGATAVLVASGHPYLGAALAVLAAGNRLLLWRLGSDTDGRVVR, from the coding sequence ATGAGAATCGCCAACCTCTGCCTGCGATTCCTGCTCGAACTCTGCGCGCTGGTCGCACTCGCCTACGGCGGCTGGCTGGCCGGCGGGCCCCAGCTGTGGCAACGGCTGCTGCTGGCCGTGCTGTTCCCGGTCGCCGCCGCGCTGATCTGGGGCCGCTGGGTCGCACCACGATCGGACCGGAAGCTGGCCGACCCGGCGCGCCTCATCCCGGAGTGGGTGGTCTTCGGCGGCGCGACCGCCGTACTGGTCGCCAGCGGTCACCCGTACCTGGGGGCCGCCCTGGCGGTGCTCGCCGCCGGCAACCGGCTCCTGCTGTGGCGACTGGGCAGCGACACCGACGGCCGGGTGGTCCGCTGA
- the sigB gene encoding RNA polymerase sigma factor SigB, giving the protein MVLEMIQNELHPAAVIGPDNSKIADSPVVDSTTTDVLVDLDATDERGVSADLVRAYLNGIGRTKLLTAVQEVDLAKRIEAGLYAEEKLTGDLPVALRRDLETVATQGRLAKNHLLEANLRLVVSIAKRYTGRGMAFLDLIQEGNLGLIRAVEKFDYTKGYKFSTYATWWIRQAITRAMADQARTIRIPVHMVEQVNRMVRARRDLATTLGREPSVAEVAVALGVPEFQVIELISYDREPVSLDQAVGEDGESALGDFVASVDPREEPGDAVSRGQLRNEVEIVLATLSQREEAVIRLRFGLDDGRQRTLDEVGREFGLSRERIRQIEKVTLLKLRDPSRADRLEAYAS; this is encoded by the coding sequence ATGGTCCTTGAGATGATCCAGAACGAACTGCACCCGGCCGCCGTCATCGGGCCCGATAACAGCAAGATTGCCGACAGCCCGGTTGTCGACAGCACCACCACCGACGTGCTGGTCGACCTGGACGCCACCGACGAGCGGGGCGTCTCGGCCGACCTGGTCCGCGCCTACCTCAACGGCATCGGCCGGACCAAGCTGCTCACCGCCGTACAGGAAGTCGATCTCGCCAAGCGGATCGAGGCCGGCCTCTACGCCGAGGAGAAGCTCACCGGCGACCTGCCGGTGGCACTGCGACGGGACCTCGAAACCGTGGCCACGCAGGGCCGGCTGGCCAAGAACCACCTGCTGGAGGCGAACCTCCGGCTCGTCGTCAGCATCGCCAAGCGCTACACCGGGCGCGGCATGGCCTTCCTCGACCTGATCCAGGAGGGCAACCTCGGCCTCATCCGCGCCGTCGAGAAGTTCGACTACACCAAGGGCTACAAGTTCTCCACCTACGCCACCTGGTGGATCCGCCAGGCCATCACCCGCGCCATGGCCGACCAGGCCCGCACCATCCGCATCCCGGTGCACATGGTCGAGCAGGTCAACCGGATGGTCCGGGCCCGCCGCGACCTGGCCACCACGCTCGGCCGCGAACCCAGCGTCGCCGAGGTCGCGGTCGCGCTGGGCGTACCGGAGTTCCAGGTGATCGAACTGATCTCGTACGACCGGGAGCCGGTCAGCCTCGACCAGGCCGTCGGCGAGGACGGCGAGAGCGCCCTCGGGGACTTCGTCGCCTCGGTCGACCCGCGCGAGGAACCGGGGGACGCGGTCTCCCGGGGCCAGTTGCGCAACGAGGTGGAGATCGTACTGGCCACCCTGTCGCAGCGGGAGGAGGCGGTGATCCGGCTCCGGTTCGGGCTCGACGACGGCCGGCAGCGCACCCTGGACGAGGTGGGACGGGAATTCGGTCTGTCCCGCGAACGGATCCGGCAGATCGAGAAGGTGACCCTGCTCAAGCTGCGCGACCCGTCCCGCGCCGACCGCCTGGAGGCGTACGCGAGCTGA
- a CDS encoding sporulation protein produces the protein MVFKRLMQAMGVGGPSVETVLNNPNCRPGGQLEGRIQISGGDHPVDIEYVALGLVTRVEVESGDGEYDTTQEFQRQRATGAFRLEGGQRHEIPFRFEVPWETPITEVYGQHLHGMTMGLRTELEVARAVDKGDLDAVAVHPLPAQERILDALLRLGFRFTRADVERGRIYGVQQTLPFYQEIEFYPAPQYARAINQLELTFIGTPQHLQLVLEIDKRGGVFTEGRDAFGRFTVDYATADRTDWVTQLDGWLRQSMSQRGLFF, from the coding sequence GTGGTCTTCAAAAGACTCATGCAGGCGATGGGTGTGGGCGGCCCATCCGTGGAAACCGTGCTGAACAACCCGAACTGCCGTCCGGGCGGCCAGCTTGAGGGACGTATCCAGATCAGCGGGGGCGACCACCCGGTCGACATCGAGTACGTCGCGCTCGGTCTCGTCACCCGGGTCGAGGTGGAGAGCGGCGACGGCGAGTACGACACCACGCAGGAGTTCCAGCGCCAGCGCGCCACCGGCGCGTTCCGGCTGGAGGGCGGGCAACGGCACGAGATCCCGTTCCGCTTCGAGGTGCCCTGGGAGACGCCGATCACCGAGGTCTACGGCCAGCACCTGCACGGCATGACGATGGGGCTGCGGACCGAGCTGGAGGTGGCCCGCGCGGTGGACAAGGGCGACCTCGACGCGGTTGCCGTACATCCGTTGCCGGCGCAGGAGCGCATCCTGGACGCCCTGCTGCGGCTCGGCTTCCGCTTCACCCGGGCCGACGTCGAGCGCGGCCGGATCTACGGGGTGCAGCAGACGCTGCCGTTCTACCAGGAGATCGAGTTCTACCCGGCGCCGCAGTACGCCCGCGCCATCAACCAGCTCGAACTGACCTTCATCGGTACGCCCCAGCACCTCCAGCTCGTCCTGGAGATCGACAAGCGGGGTGGCGTCTTCACCGAGGGACGCGACGCGTTCGGCCGGTTCACGGTCGACTACGCCACCGCCGACCGGACCGACTGGGTCACCCAGCTCGACGGCTGGCTGCGCCAGTCGATGAGCCAGCGCGGCCTGTTCTTCTAA